A portion of the Panthera tigris isolate Pti1 chromosome E1, P.tigris_Pti1_mat1.1, whole genome shotgun sequence genome contains these proteins:
- the SCRN2 gene encoding secernin-2 isoform X2 — protein MASWSSDTPCSCDCFVSVPPASAIPAVIFAKNSDRPRDEVQEVVFVPAGTHAPGSRLQCTYIEVEQVSRTHAVILSRPSWLWGAEMGANEHGVCIGNEAVWTKEPVGEGEALLGMDLLRLALERSSSALEALRVITDLLARYGQGGSCREDPTPFCYHNTFLLADRTEAWVLETAGRLWAAQRIQEGARNISNQLSVGTDISAEHADLRTRALAQGWWDGQSTFDFAQVFSLTQQPVRMEAAKARFRAGQQLLQQQQGGITAEVMMGILRNKESGICMDSGGFRTTASMVSILPRDPTQPCVHFLTATPDPSRSVFKPFIFGAGAAQAPQVLSPTFGARDPVRTQPRFQTQVDRRHTLYLRHQVALGLIESEQDRGQQLRQKQRDLEQEGLEAARRLLAGEQVPPPQELGGLFQAFVERESQVYA, from the exons aTGGCTTCGTGGAGCTCTGACACCCCGTGTTCCTGCGATTGCTTTGTTTCCGTGCCCCCGGCCTCGGCCATCCCAGCTGTGATCTTTGCCAAGAATTCCGACCGACCGCGGGACGAGGTGCAGGAGGTGGTGTTTGTACCAGCAGGCACTCATGCCCCTGGCAGCCGGCTCCAG TGCACCTACATTGAGGTGGAACAGGTGTCAAGGACTCACGCTGTAATCCTGAGCCGCCCTTCTTGGCTGTGGGGGGCTGAGATGGGCGCCAATGAGCATGGTGTCTGCATTGGCAATGAGGCAGTGTGGACCAAGGAGCCAGTTGGAGAGGGGGAAGCCCTCCTAGGCATGGACCTACTCAG GCTGGCTTTGGAACGGAGCAGCTCTGCCCTGGAGGCCTTGCGTGTGATCACAGACTTGCTGGCGCGCTACGGGCAAGGGGGCAGCTGCCGGGAGGACCCCACACCGTTCTGCTACCACAACACATTCCTGCTGGCTGACCGGACTGAGGCGTGGGTGCTAGAGACGGCAGGGAGGCTGTGGGCCGCACAGAGGATCCAGG AAGGGGCCCGTAACATCTCCAACCAGTTGAGCGTAGGCACGGACATCTCGGCCGAGCACGCAGACCTTCGGACCCGTGCCCTGGCCCAGGGCTGGTGGGATGGGCAGAGCACTTTTGACTTCGCTCAGGTCTTCTCCCTGACCCAGCAGCCTGTGCGCATGGAGGCTGCCAAAGCCCGCTTCCGGGCCGGGCAACAGcttctgcagcagcagca AGGGGGCATCACGGCAGAGGTGATGATGGGCATCCTCAGGAACAAGGAGAGCGGCATCTGTATGGACTCTGGAGGCTTTCGCACCACGGCCAGCATGGTGTCCATCCTGCCCCGGGATCCCACACAGCCCTGCGTCCACTTCCTCACCGCTACTCCAGACCCATCCAG GTCGGTGTTCAAACCTTTCATCTTCGGGGCGGGGGCGGCCCAGGCCCCCCAGGTGCTGTCCCCCACTTTTGGAGCACGGGACCCTGTTCGGACTCAGCCCCGATTCCAGACTCAGGTGGATCGCCGGCACACCCTCTACCTCCGGCACCAGGTGGCCCTGGGGCTGATAGAGAGCGAGCAG GATCGGGGGCAGCAGCTCCGGCAGAAGCAGCGGGATCTGGAGCaggagggcctggaggctgcGCGGCGGCTGCTGGCCGGGGAGCAGGTGCCACCCCCACAGGAGCTGGGTGGCCTCTTCCAGGCCTTTGTGGAAAGGGAGAGCCAGGTGTATGCCTGA
- the LRRC46 gene encoding leucine-rich repeat-containing protein 46 isoform X2 has protein sequence MPGGNFAQSPEEGGVCITETLITKRNLAFPEDEDLSEKMFHTLAELQTVRLDREGITAISNLEGLQNLHSLYLQANKIQRIENLACIPSLRFLSLAGNQIRQVENLHDLPHLQFLDLSENLIETLKLDEFPQSLLILNLSGNSCTNRDGYRELVTEALPLLLDLDKQPVLERWASDEEDKDSSDEDEEFPELSGFLEELKQEMSRHKELRQQAALTEHLLRMGTKPALTDLPQLPGGALARDGSPSVTPTQRKETPPKPASLPQATSATKKPCPLVASQQSTVQAKKGARAATAPKASLAGAPSTTKMVTKRVKK, from the exons ATGCCCGGAG GTAATTTTGCCCAGAGTCCAGAGGAAGGAGGCGTGTGCATCACTGAAACCCTTATCACTAAGCGGAACTTGGCCTTCCCTGAGGATGAGGATCTGTCAGAGAAGAT GTTTCACACTCTTGCTGAACTGCAGACTGTCCGCCTGGACCGAGAGGGGATTACCGCTATCAGCAACCTTGAGGGCCTCCAGAATCTTCACAGCCTCTATCTGCAAGCG AATAAGATCCAGCGAATTGAGAACCTGGCCTGCATCCCCTCCTTGCG cTTCCTGTCTCTGGCAGGAAACCAAATCAGGCAGGTGGAAAACCTCCATGACCTCCCACATCTCCAGTTTCTGGACCTTTCAGAGAACCTGATAGAAACACTGAAGCTGG ATGAATTCCCGCAGAGCCTTCTCATCCTCAACCTGAGTGGAAACAGCTGCACCAACCGGGATGGGTACAG GGAGCTAGTGACAGAAGCCCTGCCGCTGCTCCTGGACCTGGACAAGCAGCCTGTGTTAGAGCGCTGGGCCTCGGACGAGGAGGATAAAGACTCAAGCGACGAGGACGAGGAGTTCCCGGAGCTGAGTG GCTTCCTCGAGGAGCTGAAGCAGGAGATGAGCAGACACAAGGAACTCAGGCAGCAGGCAGCCCTGACGGAGCACCTCCTGAGGATGGGGACAAAGCCCGCCCTCACCGACCTCCCCCAGCTGCCCGGGGGGGCCCTGGCTAGGGACGGCAGTCCTTCTGTCACTCCCACGCAGAGGAAGGAGACACCCCCCAAGCCCGCCTCCCTGCCACAAGCCACCTCTGCCACCAAGAAACCCTGCCCTCTGGTTGCCAGCCAGCAAAGCACTGTCCAGGCAAAGAAGGGGGCCCGAGCAGCCACAGCCCCCAAGGCCTCACTGGCTGGGGCCCCCAGCACAACCAAAATGGTGACCAAAAGAGTCAAGAAATGA
- the SCRN2 gene encoding secernin-2 isoform X1 — protein sequence MASWSSDTPCSCDCFVSVPPASAIPAVIFAKNSDRPRDEVQEVVFVPAGTHAPGSRLQCTYIEVEQVSRTHAVILSRPSWLWGAEMGANEHGVCIGNEAVWTKEPVGEGEALLGMDLLRLALERSSSALEALRVITDLLARYGQGGSCREDPTPFCYHNTFLLADRTEAWVLETAGRLWAAQRIQEGARNISNQLSVGTDISAEHADLRTRALAQGWWDGQSTFDFAQVFSLTQQPVRMEAAKARFRAGQQLLQQQQQGGITAEVMMGILRNKESGICMDSGGFRTTASMVSILPRDPTQPCVHFLTATPDPSRSVFKPFIFGAGAAQAPQVLSPTFGARDPVRTQPRFQTQVDRRHTLYLRHQVALGLIESEQDRGQQLRQKQRDLEQEGLEAARRLLAGEQVPPPQELGGLFQAFVERESQVYA from the exons aTGGCTTCGTGGAGCTCTGACACCCCGTGTTCCTGCGATTGCTTTGTTTCCGTGCCCCCGGCCTCGGCCATCCCAGCTGTGATCTTTGCCAAGAATTCCGACCGACCGCGGGACGAGGTGCAGGAGGTGGTGTTTGTACCAGCAGGCACTCATGCCCCTGGCAGCCGGCTCCAG TGCACCTACATTGAGGTGGAACAGGTGTCAAGGACTCACGCTGTAATCCTGAGCCGCCCTTCTTGGCTGTGGGGGGCTGAGATGGGCGCCAATGAGCATGGTGTCTGCATTGGCAATGAGGCAGTGTGGACCAAGGAGCCAGTTGGAGAGGGGGAAGCCCTCCTAGGCATGGACCTACTCAG GCTGGCTTTGGAACGGAGCAGCTCTGCCCTGGAGGCCTTGCGTGTGATCACAGACTTGCTGGCGCGCTACGGGCAAGGGGGCAGCTGCCGGGAGGACCCCACACCGTTCTGCTACCACAACACATTCCTGCTGGCTGACCGGACTGAGGCGTGGGTGCTAGAGACGGCAGGGAGGCTGTGGGCCGCACAGAGGATCCAGG AAGGGGCCCGTAACATCTCCAACCAGTTGAGCGTAGGCACGGACATCTCGGCCGAGCACGCAGACCTTCGGACCCGTGCCCTGGCCCAGGGCTGGTGGGATGGGCAGAGCACTTTTGACTTCGCTCAGGTCTTCTCCCTGACCCAGCAGCCTGTGCGCATGGAGGCTGCCAAAGCCCGCTTCCGGGCCGGGCAACAGcttctgcagcagcagcagcaag GGGGCATCACGGCAGAGGTGATGATGGGCATCCTCAGGAACAAGGAGAGCGGCATCTGTATGGACTCTGGAGGCTTTCGCACCACGGCCAGCATGGTGTCCATCCTGCCCCGGGATCCCACACAGCCCTGCGTCCACTTCCTCACCGCTACTCCAGACCCATCCAG GTCGGTGTTCAAACCTTTCATCTTCGGGGCGGGGGCGGCCCAGGCCCCCCAGGTGCTGTCCCCCACTTTTGGAGCACGGGACCCTGTTCGGACTCAGCCCCGATTCCAGACTCAGGTGGATCGCCGGCACACCCTCTACCTCCGGCACCAGGTGGCCCTGGGGCTGATAGAGAGCGAGCAG GATCGGGGGCAGCAGCTCCGGCAGAAGCAGCGGGATCTGGAGCaggagggcctggaggctgcGCGGCGGCTGCTGGCCGGGGAGCAGGTGCCACCCCCACAGGAGCTGGGTGGCCTCTTCCAGGCCTTTGTGGAAAGGGAGAGCCAGGTGTATGCCTGA
- the LRRC46 gene encoding leucine-rich repeat-containing protein 46 isoform X1, producing MPGGNFAQSPEEGGVCITETLITKRNLAFPEDEDLSEKMFHTLAELQTVRLDREGITAISNLEGLQNLHSLYLQANKIQRIENLACIPSLRFLSLAGNQIRQVENLHDLPHLQFLDLSENLIETLKLDEFPQSLLILNLSGNSCTNRDGYRELVTEALPLLLDLDKQPVLERWASDEEDKDSSDEDEEFPELSGPFCTERGFLEELKQEMSRHKELRQQAALTEHLLRMGTKPALTDLPQLPGGALARDGSPSVTPTQRKETPPKPASLPQATSATKKPCPLVASQQSTVQAKKGARAATAPKASLAGAPSTTKMVTKRVKK from the exons ATGCCCGGAG GTAATTTTGCCCAGAGTCCAGAGGAAGGAGGCGTGTGCATCACTGAAACCCTTATCACTAAGCGGAACTTGGCCTTCCCTGAGGATGAGGATCTGTCAGAGAAGAT GTTTCACACTCTTGCTGAACTGCAGACTGTCCGCCTGGACCGAGAGGGGATTACCGCTATCAGCAACCTTGAGGGCCTCCAGAATCTTCACAGCCTCTATCTGCAAGCG AATAAGATCCAGCGAATTGAGAACCTGGCCTGCATCCCCTCCTTGCG cTTCCTGTCTCTGGCAGGAAACCAAATCAGGCAGGTGGAAAACCTCCATGACCTCCCACATCTCCAGTTTCTGGACCTTTCAGAGAACCTGATAGAAACACTGAAGCTGG ATGAATTCCCGCAGAGCCTTCTCATCCTCAACCTGAGTGGAAACAGCTGCACCAACCGGGATGGGTACAG GGAGCTAGTGACAGAAGCCCTGCCGCTGCTCCTGGACCTGGACAAGCAGCCTGTGTTAGAGCGCTGGGCCTCGGACGAGGAGGATAAAGACTCAAGCGACGAGGACGAGGAGTTCCCGGAGCTGAGTGGTCCGTTCTGCACAGAGCGAG GCTTCCTCGAGGAGCTGAAGCAGGAGATGAGCAGACACAAGGAACTCAGGCAGCAGGCAGCCCTGACGGAGCACCTCCTGAGGATGGGGACAAAGCCCGCCCTCACCGACCTCCCCCAGCTGCCCGGGGGGGCCCTGGCTAGGGACGGCAGTCCTTCTGTCACTCCCACGCAGAGGAAGGAGACACCCCCCAAGCCCGCCTCCCTGCCACAAGCCACCTCTGCCACCAAGAAACCCTGCCCTCTGGTTGCCAGCCAGCAAAGCACTGTCCAGGCAAAGAAGGGGGCCCGAGCAGCCACAGCCCCCAAGGCCTCACTGGCTGGGGCCCCCAGCACAACCAAAATGGTGACCAAAAGAGTCAAGAAATGA
- the MRPL10 gene encoding 39S ribosomal protein L10, mitochondrial has protein sequence MAAALAGKLRGGLLPQAGRLPTHQTVRCGSKAVTRHRRVMHFERQKLMALTEYIPPKPAVNPRCLPCPPSPPQEDTGLIRLLRREIDAVFRDNRMIAVCQNVALSAEDKLLVRHQLRKHKILVKIFPNQVLKPFLADSKYQNLLPLFVGHNLLLVSEEPKVKEMVRILKGVPFLPLLGGCIDDTILSRQGFINYSKLPSLALVQGELVGGLTFLMAQTHFLLQHRPLQLTALLDQYIRQQRERDAVVPASGQPDPPDPVPDS, from the exons ATGGCTGCGGCCCTGGCTGGGAAGTTGCGAGGGGGTCTCCTGCCCCAGGCGG GCCGGCTGCCCACCCACCAGACTGTCCGCTGTGGCTCCAAGGCTGTTACCCGCCATCGTCGCGTGATGCACTTTGAGCGGCAGAAGCTGATGGCTCTCACTGAGTATATCCCCCCCAAGCCTGCTGTCAACCCACGATGCCTACCATGTCCTCCCAGCCCCCCGCAGGAG GACACAGGCCTTATCCGGCTCCTCCGTCGGGAGATAGATGCAGTTTTCCGAGACAACCGAATGATAGCTGTCTGTCAGAATGTGGCTCTGAGTGCCGAGGACAAGCTTCTCGTGCGGCACCAGCTGCGGAAACACAAGATCTTGGTGAAGATCTTCCCCAACCAG GTTCTGAAGCCCTTCCTAGCAGATTCCAAATACCAGAACCTGCTGCCCCTCTTTGTGGGGCACAACTTGCTGCtggtcagtgaggagcccaaagTCAAGGAGATGGTGCGCATCTTGAAGGGTGTCCCTTTCCTGCCCCTGCTAG GTGGCTGCATTGACGACACCATCCTCAGCAGGCAGGGCTTCATCAACTACTCCAAGCTTCCCAGCCTGGCCCTGGTGCAGGGGGAGCTGGTAGGAGGACTCACCTTCCTCATGGCCCAGACCCACTTCCTGCTTCAGCACCGGCCCCTGCAGCTGACTGCCCTGTTGGATCAGTACATCAGACAGCAACGTGAAAGGGACGCCGTCGTGCCAGCCAGCGGGCAGCCTGACCCTCCTGACCCTGTTCCGGACTCATAG